The following are encoded together in the Anabrus simplex isolate iqAnaSimp1 chromosome 5, ASM4041472v1, whole genome shotgun sequence genome:
- the LOC136874205 gene encoding lysine-specific histone demethylase 1A gives MSRRKKAKVEYREMEEKYNQLVEEEEASDASEKSKGGGTPTPDKKFLIVQDGVKKETSVPTPEVPPGVPTSVNNSSVPPVTKLEKEDEVEPDSEQDDPTGLEGAAFQSRLPFDKMTANEAACFPDVAQGPPQTQKVFLHIRNRLLQLWLENPKQQLLVENTLPQVEPPYNSDGPLVMRVHSFLERHGFINFGIFKRLKPLPTKKHGKIIVIGAGIAGLAAAQQLQQFGMEVVVLEARDRVGGRIATFRKSSYIADLGAMVVTGLGGNPVTVLSKQINMELHKIRQKCPLYEYNGNTVPKDKDEMVEREFNRLLEATSYLSHQLDFNYAGGKPVSLGQALEWVIKLQEKNVKEKQVQHWKAVISLQERLKSNQIRMLNLREKIDDLNKQYKEYNENKGPRDITQEFILRSKLRDLNNGCREWDQLLEQQKEIEEKLQELEASPPSDVYLSSRDRQILDWHFANLEFANATPLTNLSLKHWDQDDDFEFTGSHLTVRNGYSCVPVALSEGLDIKLNTAVRQIRYGPTGVEIVTTNSRNHSNPITYKGDVALCTLPLGVLKQSTYANNQGMPNTVTFSPPLPDWKVAAIQRLGFGNLNKVVLCFERIFWDPNANLFGHVGSTTASRGELFLFWNLYRAPVLLALVAGEAAAIMENVSDDVIVGRCIAVLKGIFGNNAVPQPKETVVTRWRADPWSRGSYSFVAVGSSGSDYDILAAPVTPQPTGTQQPPPNGSNNQAANQPPPRLFFAGEHTIRNYPATVHGAFLSGLREGGRISDQFMGCPYAPPPSSVPRQPPQTGPVGSSNSATAASTTGSGPQGPVIGAAAPTVAPGSAPVGTVLGTSLLGSVPPPPASA, from the coding sequence ATGAGTCGCAGAAAGAAGGCAAAGGTGGAGTACCGAGAGATGGAGGAGAAATACAACCAGCTTGTGGAAGAAGAGGAGGCATCTGATGCTTCGGAGAAATCGAAGGGTGGAGGTACGCCAACTCCAGATAAGAAGTTTCTCATTGTTCAGGATGGAGTCAAGAAGGAAACTTCTGTACCTACTCCAGAAGTACCCCCTGGTGTCCCAACTTCTGTGAATAATTCATCTGTTCCCCCAGTGACTAAATTAGAGAAAGAAGATGAAGTGGAACCTGATTCAGAACAAGATGATCCAACTGGTCTAGAAGGAGCTGCATTCCAGAGTCGTCTTCCATTTGATAAAATGACAGCTAATGAGGCAGCATGTTTCCCGGATGTTGCCCAGGGACCACCACAGACACAGAAAGTATTCCTGCACATCCGAAATAGACTGCTCCAGTTATGGTTAGAGAATCCCAAGCAGCAGCTTCTGGTTGAGAACACCTTACCACAAGTGGAACCACCATACAATAGTGATGGACCCCTTGTTATGAGAGTTCATTCTTTCCTTGAGAGACATGGCTTCATTAATTTTGGGATCTTTAAGAGACTAAAGCCTCTTCCAACAAAGAAACATGGCAAAATCATTGTGATTGGTGCTGGCATCGCTGGTCTGGCTGCTGCTCAACAGTTACAACAGTTCGGTATGGAAGTAGTGGTGTTGGAAGCCAGGGATCGAGTTGGAGGTCGCATTGCCACCTTCCGTAAGTCATCTTACATCGCTGATTTGGGAGCCATGGTTGTCACTGGCCTGGGTGGCAATCCCGTCACTGTACTTTCAAAACAGATCAACATGGAGTTACacaaaattagacagaagtgcccACTTTATGAGTATAATGGGAACACAGTCCCAAAAGACAAAGATGAGATGGTTGAGCGTGAGTTCAATCGTCTCTTGGAAGCTACAAGTTATTTGTCTCATCAGCTGGATTTTAACTATGCTGGTGGCAAACCTGTCTCTCTTGGACAGGCTCTAGAATGGGTTATCAAGCTTCAGGAGAAGAATGTCAAGGAGAAGCAAGTCCAGCACTGGAAAGCTGTTATAAGTCTGCAGGAAAGACTGAAGAGCAACCAAATAAGAATGCTGAATCTAAGAGAAAAAATTGATGATCTGAATAAACAATACAAGGAATATAATGAAAATAAAGGTCCCAGGGATATAACCCAAGAGTTCATTCTTCGTTCTAAGTTAAGAGACCTCAACaatggctgccgagagtgggaccAGTTGTTAGAACAgcaaaaagaaattgaagaaaagttacAAGAACTTGAAGCTTCTCCTCCAAGTGATGTGTACCTATCATCAAGGGATCGGCAGATTCTTGACTGGCATTTTGCCAACTTGGAATTTGCCAATGCAACACCCCTCACCAACTTATCACTGAAGCATTGGGATCAAGATGATGACTTTGAGTTTACAGGAAGCCATCTAACAGTTCGCAATGGCTACTCGTGTGTTCCTGTGGCACTTTCGGAAGGTTTGGACATAAAGCTTAATACTGCTGTGCGCCAGATCCGCTATGGACCCACTGGAGTAGAGATAGTCACAACCAATTCCAGGAATCACAGCAATCCCATAACTTACAAAGGTGACGTGGCTCTGTGTACCTTGCCATTAGGTGTGCTCAAACAATCCACCTACGCCAACAATCAAGGGATGCCTAACACAGTGACATTCTCACCTCCATTACCCGACTGGAAAGTAGCTGCTATTCAGCGTCTTGGTTTTGGTAATCTTAACAAAGTAGTACTATGCTTTGAACGCATCTTCTGGGACCCTAATGCCAACCTCTTTGGCCATGTAGGCAGCACAACGGCCAGTCGAGGTGAACTATTCCTTTTCTGGAATCTTTATCGTGCCCCTGTTCTGCTCGCTCTCGTCGCTGGAGAAGCAGCTGCCATAATGGAAAACGTCAGTGATGATGTCATTGTGGGACGTTGCATCGCCGTCCTGAAAGGCATTTTTGGCAACAATGCTGTACCTCAGCCAAAGGAGACAGTTGTGACACGCTGGCGAGCTGACCCCTGGTCGCGTGGGTCCTATTCCTTCGTTGCTGTTGGCTCCTCCGGAAGTGACTACGACATCCTGGCCGCCCCAGTCACACCACAGCCAACTGGTACTCAGCAGCCACCCCCAAATGGATCTAACAATCAGGCTGCTAACCAGCCACCTCCGAGGCTCTTCTTTGCAGGGGAACACACTATCAGGAACTACCCTGCCACAGTCCATGGTGCCTTCTTGAGTGGACTACGGGAAGGAGGTCGTATATCAGACCAGTTTATGGGCTGCCCATATGCACCACCTCCCAGCTCTGTTCCTCGTCAACCTCCCCAGACCGGGCCAGTAGGTTCTAGTAACTCAGCGACTGCCGCCTCTACAACAGGTTCTGGGCCTCAAGGTCCAGTAATTGGAGCTGCAGCACCGACTGTGGCACCAGGTTCAGCTCCTGTTGGCACCGTGCTGGGCACCTCTCTGCTCGGTTCTGTGCCACCCCCACCAGCCAGTGCCTGA